In one window of Arachis ipaensis cultivar K30076 chromosome B06, Araip1.1, whole genome shotgun sequence DNA:
- the LOC107647327 gene encoding DNA cross-link repair protein SNM1 isoform X1 gives MVALARNGHMAPFIALLLQAGLFKCVSRYILPLEFNVEYVICGVKVTLLEANHCPGAALIHFGLSNGQCYLHTGDFRACKQMQAYHTLVNQHVNVLYLDTTYCNPKYNFPSKEDVLNYVVKVTKNQLKVHPKTLVVVGAYSIGKECVYLAISKALGVKIYANASRRKILLAFGWSELSDSLCINGNNTFLHVLPMSSLRLESLKDYMKTYKEKYTAVLAFRPTGWTFSEKIRNDLELIKPISKGNITIYGVPYSEHSSFTELRGFVQFLRPDKIVPTVNVGNAATREKMQSYFRDWLKG, from the exons ATGGTGGCCTTAGCAAGAAATGGTCACATGGCCCCATTTATTGCTCTCCTCTTACAGGCAGGCTTGTTCAAATGTGTCTCTCG GTACATCCTCCCTTTGGAATTTAATGTTGAATATGTGATTTGTGGTGTCAAAGTGACTTTGTTGGAAGCTAATCATTGCCCCGGTGCAGCGTTGATTCACTTTGGCCTCTCAAACGGGCAATGTTATTTGCATACCGGAGACTTTAGAGCTTGTAAACAAATGCAAGCTTACCATACTCTTGTAAATCAACATGTGAATGTCCTTTACTTAGACACTACATATTGCAACCCAAAGTACAA TTTCCCTTCCAAGGAAGACGTACTCAATTATGTTGTCAAAGTTACAAAGAACCAACTTAAAGTGCATCCCAAAACTTTGGTGGTTGTTGGAGCGTATAGTATTGGCAAAGAGTGTGTATATCTTGCAATTTCTAAGGCTCTTGGG GTAAAAATTTATGCAAATGCTTCAAGAAGGAAAATTTTGCTGGCTTTTGGTTGGTCTGAGCTTTCTGATAGTCTGTGTATTAATGGAAATAACACATTTCTCCATGTTCTTCCCATGTCATCTCTCAGATTGGAG TCTTTAAAGGATTACATGAAGACCTACAAGGAAAAATACACAGCAGTATTGGCATTTCGTCCAACAG GTTGGACTTTCAGCGAAAAGATTCGCAATGATCTAGAACTAATTAAACCTATTTCCAAAGGAAATATCACAATATATG GTGTTCCCTACAGTGAGCACTCCAGCTTCACAGAACTGCGAGGTTTTGTTCAG TTTTTGAGGCCTGATAAAATAGTTCCAACTGTGAATGTCGGAAATGCGGCTACTCGAGAAAAGATGCAATCTTACTTCCGAGACTGGTTGAAGGGTTAA
- the LOC107647327 gene encoding DNA cross-link repair protein SNM1 isoform X2, with amino-acid sequence MVTWPHLLLSSYRQACSNVSLALIHFGLSNGQCYLHTGDFRACKQMQAYHTLVNQHVNVLYLDTTYCNPKYNFPSKEDVLNYVVKVTKNQLKVHPKTLVVVGAYSIGKECVYLAISKALGVKIYANASRRKILLAFGWSELSDSLCINGNNTFLHVLPMSSLRLESLKDYMKTYKEKYTAVLAFRPTGWTFSEKIRNDLELIKPISKGNITIYGVPYSEHSSFTELRGFVQFLRPDKIVPTVNVGNAATREKMQSYFRDWLKG; translated from the exons ATGGTCACATGGCCCCATTTATTGCTCTCCTCTTACAGGCAGGCTTGTTCAAATGTGTCTCTCG CGTTGATTCACTTTGGCCTCTCAAACGGGCAATGTTATTTGCATACCGGAGACTTTAGAGCTTGTAAACAAATGCAAGCTTACCATACTCTTGTAAATCAACATGTGAATGTCCTTTACTTAGACACTACATATTGCAACCCAAAGTACAA TTTCCCTTCCAAGGAAGACGTACTCAATTATGTTGTCAAAGTTACAAAGAACCAACTTAAAGTGCATCCCAAAACTTTGGTGGTTGTTGGAGCGTATAGTATTGGCAAAGAGTGTGTATATCTTGCAATTTCTAAGGCTCTTGGG GTAAAAATTTATGCAAATGCTTCAAGAAGGAAAATTTTGCTGGCTTTTGGTTGGTCTGAGCTTTCTGATAGTCTGTGTATTAATGGAAATAACACATTTCTCCATGTTCTTCCCATGTCATCTCTCAGATTGGAG TCTTTAAAGGATTACATGAAGACCTACAAGGAAAAATACACAGCAGTATTGGCATTTCGTCCAACAG GTTGGACTTTCAGCGAAAAGATTCGCAATGATCTAGAACTAATTAAACCTATTTCCAAAGGAAATATCACAATATATG GTGTTCCCTACAGTGAGCACTCCAGCTTCACAGAACTGCGAGGTTTTGTTCAG TTTTTGAGGCCTGATAAAATAGTTCCAACTGTGAATGTCGGAAATGCGGCTACTCGAGAAAAGATGCAATCTTACTTCCGAGACTGGTTGAAGGGTTAA
- the LOC107647327 gene encoding DNA cross-link repair protein SNM1 isoform X3 yields the protein MQAYHTLVNQHVNVLYLDTTYCNPKYNFPSKEDVLNYVVKVTKNQLKVHPKTLVVVGAYSIGKECVYLAISKALGVKIYANASRRKILLAFGWSELSDSLCINGNNTFLHVLPMSSLRLESLKDYMKTYKEKYTAVLAFRPTGWTFSEKIRNDLELIKPISKGNITIYGVPYSEHSSFTELRGFVQFLRPDKIVPTVNVGNAATREKMQSYFRDWLKG from the exons ATGCAAGCTTACCATACTCTTGTAAATCAACATGTGAATGTCCTTTACTTAGACACTACATATTGCAACCCAAAGTACAA TTTCCCTTCCAAGGAAGACGTACTCAATTATGTTGTCAAAGTTACAAAGAACCAACTTAAAGTGCATCCCAAAACTTTGGTGGTTGTTGGAGCGTATAGTATTGGCAAAGAGTGTGTATATCTTGCAATTTCTAAGGCTCTTGGG GTAAAAATTTATGCAAATGCTTCAAGAAGGAAAATTTTGCTGGCTTTTGGTTGGTCTGAGCTTTCTGATAGTCTGTGTATTAATGGAAATAACACATTTCTCCATGTTCTTCCCATGTCATCTCTCAGATTGGAG TCTTTAAAGGATTACATGAAGACCTACAAGGAAAAATACACAGCAGTATTGGCATTTCGTCCAACAG GTTGGACTTTCAGCGAAAAGATTCGCAATGATCTAGAACTAATTAAACCTATTTCCAAAGGAAATATCACAATATATG GTGTTCCCTACAGTGAGCACTCCAGCTTCACAGAACTGCGAGGTTTTGTTCAG TTTTTGAGGCCTGATAAAATAGTTCCAACTGTGAATGTCGGAAATGCGGCTACTCGAGAAAAGATGCAATCTTACTTCCGAGACTGGTTGAAGGGTTAA